aatgaacaaaacaagcattttgcctccgtttttaaagttttttttaccttacatttgacgtgcaggataaatagtgttcaAGTAATGTACAGGTAGTTACGGATACAATGAttagaaatatttaaaaactCACATATTTGGTTTATGTCCCTGATCactataataatgcattgcagtacttctgatcACAAACAGTGGCAGGCCTGGACACCAGTGCGTGGCATCTAGTTGCCATGGCAAGCCATCGGCCCTCTGTGATTACTGGCAAGTTTACTGTTGAGTTAACTACTccacagccaggatgtaaactaaCGTCCTGTAGCGGTCAGTGGTTAAAGAGACTTATGGGCTGATAGTATGTGACCCACTGAGTGACCCCGAGTccggggatgtgttatacttacctccttcggTGTCAGCTGGAAGTGCATTGAGCGACGCACTAAGTAATCTGCCTGTTCAAATTTTGTATCTGCACAGCGCTGCTCAATGAACGATGAGCGTATTCTGTGTAGttcttgatattcatgagctgtggcTTTCCCGCTCATTAACAGCTTTCCATCCATCTGTGGTAGTCATGTACGATCCGACTTCTGATGTAAACCCAGTGCATATAGGAAGTGAACAAATGTTTATTATAAGGTTGACAGGCTCAGAGGGATGTTTGTATATTGAATCCAAATCTCTGGGTCCCTATTACATCATGGACAGAGCTTTACTTATTAAAAAGCGAACATTTATTGTCAGGTCTGGCGGCTCTGAGGGTCTCTGTGCCCGCACTACCAGTCCTATTACCCAGGCTGCGGCGCAGAGGAGTCCCGATCTTGGAGACCTTCCCTGGTTGCCGCGGTCCGATGCACCAGTTCGCACGCTCCCGTGCGCCTAGTTAGCCGTTTTACTGGGGCTGCGGCAGGTTACTGCCCCGCATCCCCATTGCCATGACGCCCAGGCGTGTTCCTTCTGTCGCTGCCTGTCTTGAGCAGGTGACAGGGGCTGTTCACTCCCGGCGTCCTgggattgggtcctgctgctgtcaggctccctgcccctatcagctgctggggcaggagttctgacagcatttaagccACTCAGTTTCCTCTGgaccttgccagtgtatgtttggtctccagctacacccgcgttacctGTATTGGATTTCCTGCCTTGACTCTCTGGCTTCAGACCTGACTTTGCcatcgcctgaccccttgtacctcatTCTCTCCTGTTGctaacccggattgcctgacctgcctttctGTTTGTGTGTttacctgtatttgtctgtgagtctgactcctgccctgcatccctagcGAGTTtagggactgttgcccagttgtcaccctagggcctagcctagggggacaagtaggtagggacaggagttgcgggtagtttcagggacttccagttacccggaccccagttccctgacaattattggttcatcttatctttTCATCACATAAAGAAACCAGGAAAAGTATATTTACTTTCACTTATGTGAGTTACATACAGAAAAGGTGGGAGGGAGATACAGGAAGCTAGAAAGAGAGATAGGGGGCCCATGGGGGATTGTAGCTGCAATCTCCCAGTTTCCACTTACACTGCGTTCTCAGCTAACTATATGGGAGACTTATTACAGCAGGGTAGGGAGAGGAAGAGCAAGCAGGGGTGTATTCCAGTTCAGTCTCCTGGTATCTGGTTACACAGTGTATCTTAGCTACATTTTATTTGGTAGATAcataacaatatataatatgcttcagcctttgggctgataacagagaaataGCTTATAAGTCCATGTACCACATTCAGTAATAACAGATTCCCTTTGcatcaatttatttatttttcttaatgAATTGCATCTTATTCTGTGTTAAAAAGCATAATTTCTAATTGGTCTCCTGCCTCCTTCTTGTTCTCTTCCGAGCCTAATCTGAGATCAAACTCTACATTTTATAATATACATATTCAAAAAGGAGGAAAAGATTTGAcaatttaattacaaacaaactacaacAGACACCCCTTCCACACAgcatttcagggggggggggttgactttTTAagtttgattttgattttttttaagatttgagCTTAGAATAGGCTAGGGGACGAGGGGGAGGGCTGGAGACCAGGCTGCCAGAGAGCTCGTCTGAGGGCCTCAACAATGAATAAGACTGAGAATTCTACAATGTATACCAGCTACAAAAGACAAATGgttgaggaaaaaaaacacccatGAGAGACCGCCTCCCATACGGAAATGACACAGGAAGCTCCTAGATCTCTTTAAAGGCGGGAAAACCCTTCACCTCCTCAGTCCCTTTTTATGACATTCCATTGACTTCCTTttactattttatctttttttttttttaatctagcaGAAGGGGGAAAATTAGCGTTGCTGTCGTGGGCCCATGGAAAACTAATTATGTGTAAGTAATCTTGTTATTTCCCTTACACACCCAAGAGAGGTTATACTAGATTACTAATTAGGGAGGTTTATAGCCTGAAGTACTACACTACTGATGGCCAACAGTTCATTGGATTGGAGAATCCCCCAATAGAGTACTAGTGAAACTCAAACGCTGTCTTGTAGCCTTGAAGTATTGGTACTCTTTCCTGATGTTGAACCCCAACCAACCAAGTGGAAGTTCCGAAtctaaaaaaaataccattttatTCATTGTTGTGAGTGTACTTGCAGACACCCCCTAACAGAGGGATCAAACTCAGGAAACATTAGCTGTAGGAAcataaaactttgggaaatttcttTTGATACCATGGGCACGCAATACACAGATTTTGAACAAAATCTCAGATATGAAGGTGGGGAGCATTagaccacttgacatggaatgactcaGGTAACCTCTTATGCCATCGAGTTTGGGAGTAAGGCCCTGCGGCCCACCCTGAAGAAAGCCTTGACAGAGTAGAGGCAGCCAAACAGCTAGCTCAGCATTTTCCAACATGTCCCAAGGACAGGAAACAGGAACTGGTGAGGTGAAGGGTGTTCCCGCCTTTAAAGAGATCTGGGAGGTTCCCGTTTCCTGTCTGGATGGGAGGTGGTCTTTCACTGGTGCGGTCATGGGCGTAAGGGAAATGCAATTAAAGCCAAGTGAAAAAATGCCTTTCATgggatatatataaaaatatatattatatacacacacagcgccCAAAAACTAGAGAATCTACTAGAGTAAGGCAACAGGATATCTGTATGTAACACAAGATGTTTTGAGGAAGCAGGAAGACTGCAGTACTTACAAAATGTTTCCTTGCCAATTCGAACATTGATCataaaccattccatggctcctcCGAGGACAAAGAAGAAAGGCAAGAAGCGGTACATGCCGAATCTCCGCTTCCCCGGGACCATATCCATTAGAGTTTGAATTGTGCTCCTAGACCTCATATCTGCAAGTCTACAAGAGAAAGAACAAATCCAATTCTACTCTTCATAAAAAAggcaaaagaaactatttaaagcCGTGTTCACCTGGAATTTGCATCGAATCCTCATCAAGTGTCCCATTTATttgaaagttttttgtttttttggcataaATCTGAAATCCATgtcgtgggaaaaaaaaaaaaaagaactgatgTCACTGCTTAATGTGCTGAGAATCTGTGTCAGGTTTTCCTGTTTTCCCCATTAAACAAGTCTAACCCACGCACAGATCCACGGCAACCCTACTGCAATCCGCATCAGAATTTTCCAGCGGTTCACATGGCCTAAGATGACGCCCGGATATCTctttcaggccggcttcacactggcgataggctattttgtgttgcgagagtgagtgaaaacgcataaaaatgaaaccaatgattttttaatggtttcattctctttTGCGAAgccttcactgcacactcgcagcgctaagaaaaagcagcactatcGCCTGTTggcttcaatagggctggcgcaagccccattgagaacataggcagtacatcgcgctcccctgacacagctgtgacagctatggcaggagattccttcatccctgcggggactgtgaatatgaaggaatcctctgccatagctgtgacagaggCCCGCGATGcgatccattgctttcaatggggctagtgcttctgcagccccattgaaagctatgggttGCAGGCAAGCAACGCAGcgattattttcggggaagggcttgaaatataagcccttcccttaaaatcctctctagctgtaaagaaaagtgagaaaaaaatttaactcacctagaagagccgtccggcccCAGTAGACGTCTTCTGTAGGcccgggattaaaaaatccccgccaccagaaagcactgcccctgatcggctgagtgctgtaaccaatcagtggcggcacccagccatcattgattgacaggttagcgctgcctgtgattggtcaaagcgctcagtcaatcacaggcagctctcagccattcattgctaagggctgcctgtgattggatgagcgctgtgaccaatcattgaTGGCTGggggctgcccctgattggttacagAGCTCAGCCGATCAggggcagtgctttctgggggcggggatttttcaactttaaataaataaaaatctcctACTTTCCCACGGGTCCGCCGTCCGTTCGGGaaaccgcagaaaatagagcattctgagggtgttttcctgcacgtgcgatccgcatgccgggaaaaactgacatctgcaggtatttaattacctgcggatgcccaatgaatgtctatgggcatatagaactgcggatcatccgtgcggattacacaattcaattttgacaggaggccttagactctgctggaggcgggaCCTACCTAATAGGCTGAGCTAcatggtggacatggaggcttttgTCAGGCAACCGGCTGCTATGGGAAACTAATGTTACCTTGCAATCACAGTGTGggctgccgatgggtgacaggaggCCCCTCTCCTTTATCTgtgaagggctccttcacacgagtgtatacgcATGTGCGTGCGCCTCAGCGCAATTTTTTTCTACACTGAACAAAACTTTTTGGGGAgcatatcggcgtattttactgtacttttcccgcCAGCTGGGTATGTTCATTGGACGCACTGCTTGAAATGGAACACGTGGATCTCATTAGACTAAACTGGCCTTCTGCCGTGGAATTACACATCTCCTTATGTAGTTGCaaaccccatagacttctatgaggatttttagtgcgcaaatgtacagaaaagtagagcatctcactttttaaaaaaatattttctatgacttaaatacacagtaaatatggAAATCTAAACAAACTcactgaaattaaaggggttgtcccgcgccaaaacgttttttgttttttttcaataggccccccgttcggcgcgagacaaacacaagggatgggttaaaaaaaaacaaacgtttagtacttacccgaatccccgctctgcggcgacttctttcttaccttagcaagatggctgccgggatcttcacccacgatgcaccgcgggtcttctcccatggtgcaccgtgggctctgtacggtccattgccgattccagcctcctgattggctggaatcggcacacgtgacagggcggagctacgaggaccagctctctggcacgagcggccccattcaccagggagaagaccggactgcgcaagcgcgtctaatcgggcgattagacgctgaaattagacggcaccatggagacggggacgctagcaacggagcaggtaagtgaataacttctgtatggctcatatttaatgcacgatgtacattacaaagtgctttaatatggccatacagaagtgtatacccccacttgctttcgcgggacaacccctttaatgggttctattctctgcatattttaCCGATACCtccatgaaggagcccttagggcagcagcctggctgtcagtagtcagctgagCCACTGCCATaatatgtatgtgcaggttaaaagcccattagtgaagtcagtaaaaaaagTATATTGGCCATctctaaagggttaaagagaaacCTTGGtttcccctagcaaccaatcacagcgcagcttgcatTACATATTTAGCTCTtgaaaagtgaaagctgcgctgtgattggtggctaagGGCGTCACCTGACAGGCAATCCCGTATAACGCGCTGGATGACATTCTGAGGAACATGGCAGACTGACAAGGAAAGCTCATGCTGCAGGAGTGTCCTCCACAGCGTCTACATACATGTGCGCTGTATGACTACATTACACGTCTCCGGTACGGTCATACCTGTACAGCCAGTGCTCGCCGCTTTCCTGTCCATGAGCGGTCCCTCATAGAGCACTAAAGGTCAGCGTGACTATCGCTTTCCCTGGGAAACCAACACATGATGAACACCACGTGACTGGACAACAGTGACTTAACCCTAGGAAGATTCTCGCTCCGGAGCATGCGCAGTGTAAAGAATTGTCTGAGAACCCAAACATGATAAAGATAAAAGCGGAAGCTAGCAGCAATCCTCAACGTGCATAACACAGTGTGCGCCAGAGCCAGCCACCTCACGTGTGCCACCCActgatgccccataacagtgcatgcAGGCTGCAGCTGCCCCATAGCACTGTGCTGTACACAATTTCTCGATCATACGCTGAAGCACCCCCAGATGCCCCATAAGTTTGTGCCAGTTGCACCCCATAAGGCTAGGGTTACATGGCGACTCAGGTGTCACTCAACCCAAGTTCGCGCTGTATCACTGCGACCTTGCACCCTCGAGTCCCTATGCTGCGGGAACGCTGCCACAACCATGACCAGCAGTGAGGTTGCGTCAAGGCATCTAGTGAGTGGCACCACGACCTGGAGCTTGTCGGGTCAAAGGGCGACACAGCAGTCCCTTCCACTGCCAAAGCCTTCATGCACCCCCAGGCTGAAACTGTCGGCGcatgtttttttctgcatgttttttgagggcgcagaaaaaaaacatgacatactCTATTTAGGTCTGCAATTGTGCACCGTCTGCACAGAATTGCGCACTGAAAGGTGCAATTTTGCGTGGAAAATTGAAAACACCTGGGACTAAATCGGCTGGCCCACCTACTCACATGGCGCTGCTGGGACCGCGCTGATGTGagcagcgcaaaaaagtacaataagtctgggttcacacggggcggatttgccatggaaattccgtgcggaatttcgccgcggaaaatccgcatgcggacgctaatcccaggattagccagccatgtggacgagatttatcagaaatctcgtccacacgggacggcaaatccgctgcggctaagccggcagaagccgccgctgcggcgcggatttgccgaccgcagcatgtctattttttttttcccgctgcggtcgcgctctcctctatgggagtgccggccgcagtggaagagcgagcgtctgggccgcttcaaagcggcCGCAGGTTtggcagcagcggttctcccggcggaaatctcgcagtttttcgctgcgccCGGGAGCAGGGACACAACAGCGGTAAGAGCACACGCAGAGAGCCGGCGTACGGCCTCCCTGCATTGCCAGGACGTCGGAGCAGACAAGCATCTTACTAGTCAagcatcctactgcacactgatgaggggcaaaatcccTGAAaccgctgtctgtgtatggattctgacttggtttacaattcccaatcatttctcTACAGACCTTTATGAAGAGTagggcattgatttgcaggaatgctgccatccagtaggtggcgctgcagaggtattgttccatctcccttatttgcatattggtAGACAGTTTTGATATATGGAACTGATACTTGTGTCTTCTGGCCTGCATACAGGTCTACAGAGACCCTTCAGAGGCTATCTCTGTCCATCATCTAATGTTTTTCCATGATTAGACGTGTTTGGCTTATACGCCAGGAAACGCCCCTGATGTATACATTTTACTTTTTAAGGAGGACCCAACTGAGGGTTTTTaagcttatggcaaaggctgtggttGGATTGGTTACAATTTAACCCCAGTGGGTCCCTGAGCCTCCCAAATTTTCATTCGCATTATATTCTGATTCTGGACACTTCCTTTAAGGATACTTTTGCACGGGACGACTGTGAGGAACTTTTCCCCTTTACCCAATAGAATGTACATATATGTCCTTCAggtgtggggtttgtatggatcaGGAGCCCCCATGGCTACTTGTTGCACCTTGTGAACGACACCTCTTTAGTCCGTTTCCTATTTCTATGTGAGACCCCCTGttgtgtcttctgtactcagttggCCTTCTTGTCCAGTCTTCAGTCTTTTTTCAGTTAGTCCGTTGTGTAGACATGAGGAAACGGACAATATTAGCGCCCCCATCATAGACTGAACCCCCAAACACTTGTAACTGGGGACAGGAGAGGCCTTTATGACATTACTataggtacagctgtatgttctcAGCTCTCCATATAGAGCCCCTATAGCTCCTGTCCCGCAGCAGCTGCCGCCGTGTCACTGGGAGAGGATTCAAATTATTATATACTTCTAGAATAAGGAGCGGCAGCGATCACTCTCATCATGACCGCTGTGTAAGGAGAAATCTAGATAAAAGACAAACACCACCATGTAGATTTATAGAATATTTTATTAGAATagaaataagcaacattgtaatgaaatattaccggcccttttAATAAATGACGCAAggatcacagtgactctcaggtcggcccggtggagaccacagaacttgttGCGGTCCTTCTGAGCAGTCCACCATTGTCCTGAGATGAGAgccgccggacccaaagatccagaggaaggcgaaaaaaccccccggagagttctacctcaggagggcaaaaaaattccttcctgaccccagatgtggcgatcggttaTCACCCTTgatccaatctgtcctgctgcttattgctgtatgtatgtgtatatatatgtaattatagGTGCAGGAAAGCTGCTactataaatagatatatatatatcctgcttCTAAGAGCGTACAATCTAAAGTATAATAaaacccctccccaccccgccatctgatattggggcgcccagggcccctccccacctcgccggctgcctttggggcgcccagggcccctccccaccccgccggctgccattggggcgcccagggcccctcaccaccccgccggctgcctttgtggcgcccagggccccacaccaccccgccggctgccattggggcgcccagggcccctcaccacctcgccggctgccattggggcacccagggcccctcaccacctcgccggctgcctttggggcgcccagggccccttaccaccctgccggctgcctttggggtgcctagggcccctccccaccccgccggctgtTTTTGGGGCACCAagggcccctccccccccccgccggctgccattggggcgcccagggcccctcaccaccccgccggctgccattggggcgcccagggcccttcaccaccccgccagctgcctttggggcgcccagggcccctcaccacctcgccggctgccattggggcgcccaggcccctcaccaccctgccggCTGCctctggggcgcccagggcccctcaccacccagcCGGCTGCCATTGgcgcgcccagggcccctcaccacctcgccggctgccattggggcgctcagggcccctcaccaccccgccggctgcctctggggcgcccagggcccctcaccacccagcCGGCAGCCATTGGGGCGCCCAAGacgcctcaccaccccgccggcggcctctggggcacccagggccccttCCCACCctgccggctgcctttggggtgCCCAGGGCGCCTCCccgccccgccggctgcctttgggaCGCACATGGCCCCTCaccgccccgccagctgccattggggcgcccagggcccctccccaccccgccggctgccattggggcgcccagggcccctccccaccccgccggctgcctttggggcgcacaGGGCCCCTCatcgccccgccggctgccattggggcgcacAGGGCCCCTCATCACCCggccggctgcctttggggcgcccagggcccctccccttttggctttttcagtgaataaagcattatttcctccagtgaaattcaaccaaagagaagttaaccccttagtgaccatacgtgttttcccctcctgcgtgtctgggctttagtttacatgtccgtaaaagcatgccggccctgtagagtaaaggTCTGAGGTCTGTGCGTACGACAGTtccctgctatcggctaccagaggtacccaagatcctggagctatcgtgtgggggctacggcatgtgaccctccaattacgcgattgccattatccaatggatagcggcgatcacataaaagtttatattttttttaagctcctccccccctccggtCACTTGATCTTTGTTATCCGATGATAAAAGCGATCAAGtaacgtttaaaaaaatcgtatctttgaggggagatgagattacttatctaaggcccctggattagacccccgatgggatctttatccgtggaccttccctgaattctgtgcatgcgcacgccggcaacatgacggacacatacgcagaagccgggcccagggcccctcaccaccccgccagctgccattggggcgcccagggcacctcccctccccacccTGCTAGCTGCGTACCTACCGTCTGGCCTCTTCAAGTTGTCAAACTCAAGTGATGCAAGATGGCTTTGGTTAGAGCTTTGAACATTCTGAGCCCATTGcgatgtcatgtgatgtcataataactgccaatgttgtcctgtgtatcatggttaaagcattaaccccttagtgacatgggctggacctaatgatgcaacttattttggggtattttcatctccatttctcaagtcataggttttttttacattttttttatttttgctgtgtaaGGTTGACTACCtaatacagttctttttcactgcgaaattcgcagtgttttttttctccaggggcctatgggacttgtCAAAATTGCATTGtgcaaaatcgtgatttcacAGTAAATTACGATTTTGccatgatgcgtttttaacattagaaagccccatacacCTGGGGCAAAAAAGGAGCAAAttcacaaacgctagtgggtagtcaccctaaggacttgctttttttttggccatctgcaggtggtagcatgttttgggtagatataatgtatgttatcacacttttttttgttattttttttgagtCCTCCATTTCTACAGATCTTATTCAGCCTTCATAGTGACATTTATTGATATCGGGCTGCAGATCCTCCGATCGTCTTCTGTAGGACCCAATTAAAAATGCGTGCACTTTACTAAATAATTAAATTTCATGTCGCTGCACTAAATGTACGGATTGCTCTGCATTATTTCCTCCAGTGAAATTCAACCAAagagaagttaaccccttagtgaccatacgtgttttcccctcctgcgtgtctgggctttagtctacatgtccgtaaaagcatgccggccctgtagagtaaaggcCTGAGGTCTGTGCGTACGACAGTtccctgctatcggctaccagaggtacccaagatcctggagctatcgtgtgggggctacggcatgtgaccctccaattacgcgattgccattatccaatggatagcagcgatcacataaaagtttatttttttttaagctcctcccCCCTCCGGTCACCTGATCTTTGTTATCTGATGATAAAAGCGATCAAGtaacgtttaaaaaaatcgtatctttgaggggagatgagattatctaaggcccctggattagacccccgatgggatctttatccgtggaccttccccgaattctgtgcatgcgcacgccGGCAACATGATGGACACATACGCAGAAAATTTTAAATCCccttgctcctgactaccaaaggtagccaagagttttaagcagtgaccggaggcccgaatgagtggtccccggtcacgtgatcgccgttatccaatagtatAAAAAGGCTGTGATctaccttaaggctggattcacacagggcggatttgccgcggttttgccgcagcagatccggccgcggcaaaaccgcccgcggccgctaatctcggtattagccagccatgtggatgagatttctcagaaatctcatccacacgggacggctaatccgctgcggtaaatctggtTGAAACCGCGACTGCAgccgccgcggtttcaaaagatgcagcatgtttatttacttttttttttgttcatttacatcgcggccgcgctctcctctatgggagcgccggccgcaacggaaaagcatgcggccgagctgcttcaaagccgccgcggcttaaaccgcggcggttctcctggcggaaatctcacggttttttctgcggccaaaccgcgagatttccgccggaaatccgccctgtgtgaacccagcctaaatcttCACAATAGCAAAAAAAATCTCACCTCACTTCATTCATGTCAGTCCGTCTGTTTCTAACTGCAGGGAGAATATACCCAGGTCCAGAAAACCAGACTGTTGCATTAACTGATGAATGTAGATATACGGGAATGTGGACACATAAAGACTATATCCTTTGCTTTTATTAAATAGTGCTTCACATAGTCAGACAAGCGCTTGCTACTCTTCAtgtgatctaccttaggctggtcttaCAAGAGcagataggaattgcagattctacATGCGTTTGATTGCAGTAGTATGTGGAACAGTGAAGTGCATTGA
Above is a window of Eleutherodactylus coqui strain aEleCoq1 chromosome 3, aEleCoq1.hap1, whole genome shotgun sequence DNA encoding:
- the LOC136621102 gene encoding ubiquinol-cytochrome c reductase complex assembly factor 5-like, whose product is MRSRSTIQTLMDMVPGKRRFGMYRFLPFFFVLGGAMEWFMINVRIGKETFYDVYRRRQSERMCEQRAFLQQIANSNTSQSKNHD